CAAGTACTAGTTTCCCGCAATTCAATCACTTGGCGGAACCAGCTAACTATCTCTAAATAGTGAACATGTGAACTGCAGCGCGCGGAGGTATCACATACGGTACTTGACTAAGGGTGGAGGTCGCGGTCACGTGAGTTGTTCAGATACCATTCAATCCTAAGGCCTCAGAATGGCGTACTGAGCGCGAGGATTCAGCCTGTCCTTGCGTATTTCAACACCCGCCTATCACCCCTAGGTTATCATCGCATATTTAATGTCTACAGGACCCACACAGCATGTATGATAGTCAGCAATGCATAGGTTAAGTCCGGCCACTCAGACTTTCACAAATCCTGTGCTGCAGCGTAAAAAATAATAATCAAATACATAAAAAAGGACTGGGCCTTGGGCCGGCACGCGAAAACAAAGACGAGAAGAAAAACGCGTACATAAAAGGGGGAAGAGATGCGCATACGACCCGGACCGGCAGACGCACAGGGGTGGAAGCCGGAGAGGCGGTACGCCGAACCGGGGTGCCACCGGAGCCGagccaccgagcgagctgggtgggcggccagACCGGATCGTATGCATTTAGAGAAGGCGCGGGCGGGTGGGACTCGCAGAGAAAAAAGGGGGGAATACTAACTGGATAAGCTCTGCTGCGAGCACGTTGTGCTCGCCGAACGTAGAATGAAAGAAACAGGACGAGGGGCGTAAGCGCCGAAAACTGAGATACAATAAACAGTGCGCAAACATGACGACTACTAGAGCAGTAAGAGCACACGCAACGGCCTGGTCGGcccagtataagttttgcgTCCTTCACAAGCTCCATCGCAAAACTACTCACATGTGTTTTCCAGGAGGGCAGCATTATACCCTTCATTTGTCAACCATTACCATTGCGGAGCAAACCTTTATCTAGTATTGCATAAGTGTTGATATGGTGAACTCAAAGTAATTGGTTTTATTTGGGATCATACGAATTAGTAAATCTTAGCATCCAGCCCTACTTCAGACTGCAATGTCTGCAGGCTCGAGTGGCAGTACGGACTGCGCCCACTAGTTCTGGTCCCGCCTGATGGCTCACTTCCTATTGCTCTATATAACGGAAAGGTGTAGAAATGGGTGCTGCGTTGAGCTGCGCTTGATTATCTTTCAATGTTAGTGGATAACCCAAGATTGCTTGTCCAAAACCAAGTCTAAGTCATTAATGGGTAGGGATGAGTGATGTGAGCCCACAGGAAAAAATCGAGCGGATCAAAAAATACAATGAGCGCATTGCTCGATTCGCCTGTTGGTTGGACGCGGTAGCTGGTTCCGCCAAGTGATTGAATTGCGGGAAACTAGTACTTGAATTAACCACGCATTACTTGTACCATAACCGACCGCAGGTGCCTCTCCTTACTATGAGATTACCACAGTGTAGCTCAAAGCTTAGTAGAAATTATTCTCAAACACGGATAGGTAGCTTCGTGAGAGACAAATTTGCTTACCTTCTTTCATCTCAATTCGTACAGAGGGGTTTGTGAGTCTCATTttatagcgcatatatcaaCGACAGTGTTCGATTGATAGATTAGCTTCCTAGTTACATAGAGTGCTAAACAGAACACTATGAGCGCGTAGCAACAGAGACTGTGTTCAACCCTTTCAAGCTGCAACAAACTTCCACCGTTGGTTCTGGGCACCCCAACTCAGGTTACCATACATGACAGGAGTTCCATCAGTGCGCGAGCCACCTTGCAAGTCAAGGGCAAAGGTGGGCCGATAGTTAGGAATGATCCTGGAAGTGGCTATGAGCACCAAGCATCACGTCCGTGCAGAAAAGTAGGTACTCACAAGTAGCCGGTACCTGCATCTCCGACGAGGTCATGGGTGACCACATTCGCGTTACCGGTCACAACCTGGTCCTTTTCAGCCTGTTGGCCCCTGGCAAACCCGACATATGTACCGGAGGCTACGTTCTTGATGCTGTATCCCGTTGTGCCTTGTACGGGCTCGAACACCCACTGCCAAGGATGTCAAATACAGAAATTGACTGAGGGAGTTTGATGGCCTACCTTCTGGATGTTCTGGCCGTTGAAGGCACGTCCTTGAACTTTGGTTTTGTCGTCCTTGATGTTTCCTGACGGATCGAGCGACATGGCCATTCCGGACTGTACGTTGAAAACGTAGCATTCACCGGACGGTGGGCTGACGAAGCGCGCAGCGCAAGGTGTGAGTGGCAAGATACACACCGAGCATCGGACCTGGACTTGCCTATCTACGTTTGCCATAACGAATCGATAATAGAAGACTCTACTCATAGAAAGAGTTAGTACAATGCAACAGATGCTTGCAGAGCTAGGTGCCTACTGGAGAGTACACAAGAAGTGAGAGTTCAGTCAGGCTCGAGAGAGAGAGTAGACTAATACTGGTGAAGAAATGGTGGACTAGAAACCAAGGCTTATATAGTAGATGGCTGGGTGTTTGCTGATACACAACAGGGTCTGAAAGTGGTGTGTATCGGAGGACCTGAAGCCGAGGTGGGTATTCCAGACCGAGCTGGAAAGTAGATGTGCGCGAACACTAAGCGATGAATATGACGATCAAATACCTCGCACACACGTGTAGCTATGTATGTATTGAATGCGCCGCAGCTGGAGCTTGACATTGCATTACCGATGGTGCGTATTCCATTGTTTAACGTACGGACCCACCAGATACCACAAGCGACCGGATAACAGACACAAGTATAGGGCCTGTCACAAGCTTGTGCAGGGCGTTG
The Rhizoctonia solani chromosome 8, complete sequence DNA segment above includes these coding regions:
- a CDS encoding ricin-type beta-trefoil lectin domain protein; protein product: MAMSLDPSGNIKDDKTKVQGRAFNGQNIQKWVFEPVQGTTGYSIKNVASGTYVGFARGQQAEKDQVVTGNANVVTHDLVGDAGTGYLIIPNYRPTFALDLQGGSRTDGTPVMYGNLSWGAQNQRWKFVAA